A region of the Ferrimicrobium acidiphilum DSM 19497 genome:
TACAGGGTTACTGCGTTGGTGCCATCAGAGAGGGATTATGGTTGCGCCCTTCAAGGGGCAGAATATGGCGCTCAACTCTGCGGTTGCGGTTGACGGCGGTGAGGTTGCGCGAGCCCAGGCCGTGCAGGCTCGTGCAGCGGGGGTCGACTTATCGGTCTTGATGAACCCGGTGTTGATTAAGCCAACCGCTCCGTCACGCTCGCAGCTGATCGTGGGTGGTCAGCCTATCGGTGAGATAGGCAGCGGTAACTGGGTGGCTACTAAACGAGAGTTGCTAACGAGGGTGGTTAGTGCCTATGAGGAGCTTTCCTTGAGCCACGAGCTCGTCATCGCCGAAGGCGCTGGGTCAGCCGCAGAGATCAACTTGTTCGATGGAGACTTAGCTAACCTCCGTTTCGCTAAGGCTGCTGGAATCGGGGCGGTGGTGGTTGGAGATCTCGAGCCTGGTGGTGTTTTTGCCTCGATCTATGGCCACTTCACGCTCATTCCAGATCAGTATCGAGCGATCTTGCGAGGTTTTATCATCAACCGTGTTCGTGGAGACGGTGCGATTCTCGAGGCGGGCATCGAGACGCTGGTAGGGCGACTCCAGACGCAATGGTTCGGCAATCTGCCAATAATCGAGGGTTATCTTCCAGGAGAGGATGCGATCAATCTTGGGGTCACACGGCTAGCTGCGTCCACGACAGAGTCGACGTCAGCGTCGCACGTTAGCCAGGGTCATCTCAGGGTCTGCGTGGTGGAGGTGCCGTACTTGGCCAACTACACCGATTTTGATCCGCTCATCCTGGAGGCGGAGGTTGATCTTCGCTTTGTCCGTCGACCTGATGACCTAATCGACGCTGACCTAGTGATCTTGCCGGGGACAAAGGCGACCGTTTATGCACTCGAGTGGTTGCGGGCCAATGGATTTGTACCGGCGTTGGAGAGGTTGCTAGATAGAGGTGGTTGGCTCCTTGGCGTCTGTGGTGGATACCAGATGCTGGCGACGGATATCGAGGACTCGGTTGAGTCATCGGTTGGCCACGTCGACGGTATTGGCATGCTCCGGGCCAAGGTGGTCTTCTGCGAAGAGAAGGTGTTGGCAAACGTCGTTGGGTCGGCACCGAGCTTTGGGGACGCGAGCATCACTGGCTACCAGATCCATCATGGAAGGGTAAACGCAAGAGAGGATCCGCTTTTTCGGTTGACGGCTAAACCGAGAACCGCAGAGGTAAGCGGTCAGCTTCACTTGATGGAGGAGGGGGCTTGTCGTGATGGCCAAGTCTACGGCACAAGCATCCATGGCATCTTCGATGACGATAGTTTTCGAACCTCATTTCTCTCCTCTCTTGCCCGAGCACGCGATCGTGTCTTCGTGAGTCACCTGTGCTTTGAGATCTTTGTCGAAAAGAGTATCGATCATCTTGCCGAGGTGCTCGACACGAGTCTTGATGTAGAGCGACTTCTAGCTCTCGACCAACTGGGCCGCTAGCCTGGATCCAACGTGTACCGGGAGGAACGAGTGGAGAAGTTTGTCTATCTGACCAATGCAGATACCGAGGTGTTGGCGCTGCGTAGTGTGTGGGAGGACTTGCCGGAGGAGTTTGCTCTATATGTACGCCAGATCGACTCCATCTCTGGGGTTGATGATCTGCTGGATGGTTCTCGTATCGTTGTAATCAGGTTGCTCGGTGGAGCCCAAGCGAGCCGTTGGTTTCCTGAGCTTGCTCGTCAGTGTCGGAGCCGTGGTATCCCCTTCGTCTGCTATCCGGGAGACAACGCACTAGACCGTGAGATGATGGATGCGTCGACGGTATCCGCGGGTATTTGGGAGGAGGGGTTTCGTTATCTAGTCGAGGGAGGGGTCTCTAACCTCAGCAATCTCGTCCGTTTCCTCTCCGACACCGTTACGCGAACCGGATATGGTTTCACAGCTCTCGAGGAGATTCCATCCTTCGGTTGTCTCATGAGGGCAGCTCATGAGGATCCTCGTGGTCGAGTTGCACTGATCATCTATCGTGCCCATGTGATATCTGGAAACCTCTCATTTGTGCGAGATCTAGTAGACGTCGCCGTGGCCAATCGGTTGGCAATCGATGTCTACTACGCCTACTCGCTAAGAGTTGGCGATGGTGAAGCCTCGGTTGTCGACTTGGTCGGTGCGACACAGCCGGATGTAGTGCTGGCAACGGTGCTAGCCGCTGGCCATGCCGATGCTCTCGCATGGGAGGCGGGCCAGCTCGCTACGCTTGGAGTGCCCGTACTCCAAGCTCTGATCTCCACAACCCCACGATCTCGGTGGCAGGAGAGTCAAGCGGGGCTTCGCCCCATCGACGTGGCGATGAACGTAGCGATGCCAGAGTTCGATGGGCGTATCATCACCATCCCGGTGGCCTTCAAGGAGTTGATCGATGAGGATGAGGGTTTTGGAGCAAGCATCAGCGCCTATCGTCTCGACCGGGAACGTACCCAGCGACTGATGGAGTTTGTACTAAG
Encoded here:
- a CDS encoding cobyric acid synthase — encoded protein: MTSLPGKGVLIAGTGSNVGKSLIVTGLLRWCHQRGIMVAPFKGQNMALNSAVAVDGGEVARAQAVQARAAGVDLSVLMNPVLIKPTAPSRSQLIVGGQPIGEIGSGNWVATKRELLTRVVSAYEELSLSHELVIAEGAGSAAEINLFDGDLANLRFAKAAGIGAVVVGDLEPGGVFASIYGHFTLIPDQYRAILRGFIINRVRGDGAILEAGIETLVGRLQTQWFGNLPIIEGYLPGEDAINLGVTRLAASTTESTSASHVSQGHLRVCVVEVPYLANYTDFDPLILEAEVDLRFVRRPDDLIDADLVILPGTKATVYALEWLRANGFVPALERLLDRGGWLLGVCGGYQMLATDIEDSVESSVGHVDGIGMLRAKVVFCEEKVLANVVGSAPSFGDASITGYQIHHGRVNAREDPLFRLTAKPRTAEVSGQLHLMEEGACRDGQVYGTSIHGIFDDDSFRTSFLSSLARARDRVFVSHLCFEIFVEKSIDHLAEVLDTSLDVERLLALDQLGR